In the genome of Neofelis nebulosa isolate mNeoNeb1 chromosome 8, mNeoNeb1.pri, whole genome shotgun sequence, one region contains:
- the ATP5F1B gene encoding ATP synthase subunit beta, mitochondrial encodes MLGFVGRVAATSASGALRGLSSSAPLPQAQVLLRATPAVLQPARDYAAQTSPSPKAGAATGRIVAVIGAVVDVQFDEGLPPILNALEVQGRDTRLVLEVAQHLGESTVRTIAMDGTEGLVRGQKVLDSGAPIKIPVGPETLGRIMNVIGEPIDERGPIKTKQFAAIHAEAPEFMEMSVEQEILVTGIKVVDLLAPYAKGGKIGLFGGAGVGKTVLIMELINNVAKAHGGYSVFAGVGERTREGNDLYHEMIESGVINLKDATSKVALVYGQMNEPPGARARVALTGLTVAEYFRDQEGQDVLLFIDNIFRFTQAGSEVSALLGRIPSAVGYQPTLATDMGTMQERITTTKKGSITSVQAIYVPADDLTDPAPATTFAHLDATTVLSRAIAELGIYPAVDPLDSTSRIMDPNIVGNEHYDVARGVQKILQDYKSLQDIIAILGMDELSEEDKLTVSRARKIQRFLSQPFQVAEVFTGHMGKLVPLKETIKGFQQILAGEYDHLPEQAFYMVGPIEEAVAKADKLAEEHS; translated from the exons ATGTTGGGTTTCGTGGGCCGTGTGGCCGCTACCTCGGCCTCCGGGGCCTTGCGGGGACTCAGCTCTTCAGCGCCGCTACCCCAAGCCCAGGTCTTACTGCGGGCCACCCCGGCGGTGCTCCAGCCTG ctAGAGACTATGCCGCCCAAACATCTCCTTCGCCGAAGGCAGGCGCTGCCACCGGGCGCATCGTGGCAGTCATCGGTGCTGTGGTGGATGTCCAGTTTGATGAGGGACTACCACCCATCCTAAATGCCCTAGAAGTGCAAGGCAGGGACACCAGGCTGGTTTTGGAGGTGGCTCAGCATTTGG GTGAGAGCACGGTAAGGACTATTGCCATGGATGGTACAGAAGGCTTGGTTAGAGGCCAGAAAGTCCTGGATTCTGGTGCACCAATCAAAATTCCTGTTGGTCCTGAGACCTTGGGCAGAATCATGAATGTCATTGGAGAACCTATTGATGAGAGAGGTCCCATCAAAACCAAACA ATTTGCAGCTATTCATGCTGAGGCTCCTGAGTTCATGGAGATGAGTGTTGAGCAGGAAATTCTGGTTACTGGTATCAAGGTTGTGGATCTGCTGGCTCCCTATGCCAAGGGTGGCAAAATTG GGCTGTTTGGTGGTGCTGGAGTTGGCAAGACTGTACTGATCATGGAGTTAATCAACAATGTGGCCAAAGCCCATGGTGGTTACTCTGTGTTTGCTGGTGTTGGTGAGAGGACCCGTGAAGGCAATGACTTATACCATGAAATGATTGAGTCTGGTGTTATCAACTTAAAAGATGCTACCTCCAAG GTAGCGCTAGTGTATGGTCAAATGAATGAACCACCTGGTGCTCGCGCCCGAGTAGCTCTGACTGGACTGACGGTTGCTGAATACTTTAGAGACCAAGAGGGTCAAGATGTATTGCTCTTTATCGATAACATCTTTCGTTTCACCCAGGCTGGCTCTGAG gTGTCTGCTCTATTGGGTAGAATCCCTTCTGCGGTGGGCTATCAGCCTACCCTGGCCACTGACATGGGTACCATGCAGGAAAGAATCACCACCACCAAGAAGGGATCTATTACCTCTGTGcag GCTATCTATGTGCCGGCTGATGACTTGACGGACCCTGCCCCTGCCACTACCTTTGCCCATTTGGATGCTACCACTGTGCTGTCCCGTGCTATTGCTGAGTTGGGTATCTATCCAGCTGTGGATCCTCTGGATTCCACCTCTCGAATTATGGATCCCAACATTGTTGGAAATGAGCATTATGATGTTGCCCGTGGGGTACAAAAGATCCTACAG GACTACAAATCTCTCCAGGACATCATTGCTATCCTGGGTATGGATGAACTTTCTGAGGAAGACAAGTTGACTGTGTCCCGTGCACGGAAAATACAGCGTTTCTTGTCTCAGCCATTCCAGGTTGCTGAGGTTTTCACAGGTCATATGGGGAAGCTGGTACCTCTGAAGGAGACCATCAAAGGTTTCCAGCAGATTTTGGCAG GTGAATATGACCATCTCCCAGAACAGGCCTTCTATATGGTGGGACCCATTGAGGAAGCTGTGGCAAAAGCTGATAAGCTGGCTGAAGAGCATTCGTGA